A window of Nitrososphaerales archaeon contains these coding sequences:
- a CDS encoding PAC2 family protein, with protein MWLNFEAQRNRRYKRPVLLVAVSTSIPQYRQLYSQGRELAKHMLKTMKFEEVAVMHSSSFPPEVLVRDDGISTLLACRIYLSRGRRDVLLFAGDSSPMEDQYEVTRLILSFAKAAGVRELYSVGARWTENPVPQFQDPVVNGFATDSAGVKALKEGGVKMIAGEPAPFFASMVVGMAKEYGIRGYKVSVDHGEPAPHPRSVVKMLEVLSSMIGFEARLDELRSQIVEPPQANPPSAETIYH; from the coding sequence TTGTGGCTGAATTTCGAGGCGCAGAGGAACCGGAGGTACAAGAGACCGGTGCTGCTCGTGGCAGTCTCGACCTCGATTCCCCAGTACAGGCAGCTGTACTCGCAAGGGAGGGAGCTGGCGAAGCACATGCTGAAGACGATGAAGTTCGAAGAGGTCGCCGTGATGCACTCGTCCTCCTTCCCGCCGGAGGTCCTCGTGAGGGACGACGGAATCTCGACGCTGCTCGCGTGCAGAATCTACCTGAGCAGGGGCAGGAGAGACGTTCTGCTGTTCGCAGGCGACTCGAGCCCGATGGAAGACCAGTACGAGGTCACCCGCTTGATCCTTTCGTTCGCCAAGGCCGCCGGGGTGAGGGAGCTCTACTCTGTTGGTGCCAGGTGGACAGAGAACCCTGTCCCTCAATTCCAGGACCCCGTAGTCAACGGGTTCGCCACGGACTCGGCTGGGGTCAAGGCGCTGAAGGAAGGGGGCGTGAAGATGATCGCAGGTGAGCCTGCCCCGTTCTTCGCTTCGATGGTCGTCGGAATGGCGAAGGAGTACGGTATCAGGGGCTACAAGGTCTCCGTGGACCATGGAGAACCAGCCCCCCACCCACGCTCCGTAGTCAAGATGCTCGAGGTCCTGTCCTCCATGATTGGCTTCGAGGCAAGACTCGACGAGCTCAGGTCACAGATCGTGGAGCCTCCCCAGGCCAACCCGCCGAGCGCCGAGACAATATACCACTGA